In Pseudoliparis swirei isolate HS2019 ecotype Mariana Trench chromosome 2, NWPU_hadal_v1, whole genome shotgun sequence, the following are encoded in one genomic region:
- the spc25 gene encoding kinetochore protein Spc25 — protein MASISDPNIRDGFTRAMEEIHNKQLQTYEEIIDMTTDLCQSQRQFVKSAHDTCLKKCKDDEMLFETIQTFKKDLVQNYVSLKGKQHAISDMIAEIQQKEMQKDGIIQKIEKLKEEQARRKELIHSQNKTNKDRLRNLQKARVVFQDHLGMEIRAIRGKTQLVKSELLQFVFRNIKPSDQDIPYVVTMGIKEDGSYQIVSSDPGLECLPALESRLQESNKLAAFLANVRKEFISQAR, from the exons ATGGCGTCCATTTCCGATCCAAACATCAGGGACGGGTTCACTCGTGCCATGGAGGAGATCCACAACAAACAGCTTCAAACATATGAGGAGATAATTGACATGACTACAGACTTGTGCCAGTCCCAGAGACAATTTGTAAAGTCTGCACATG ATACttgtttaaagaaatgtaaggaTGATGAGATGCTATTTGAGACAATACAGACATTCAAAAAAG ACTTGGTACAAAATTATGTGTCATTGAAAGGGAAACAGCATGCTATCTCTGACATGATAGCCGAGATTCAGCAGAAGGAGATGCAGAAGGACGGCATCATCCAGAAGATAGAGAAACTTAAAGAAGAACAAGCAAGGAGAAAAGAGT TAATACactctcaaaataaaacaaacaaagacagaCTGAGGAATCTCCAGAAAGCCAGAGTTGTCTTTCAAGATCATTTAGGGATGGAGATAAGAGCCATCCGTGGCAAAACACAATTGGTTAAAA GTGAACTGCTGCAGTTTGTTTTCCGGAATATCAAACCCTCCGACCAGGACATCCCCTATGTTGTCACAATGGGGATTAAAGAAGATGGGTCGTACCAAA TTGTGTCCAGTGACCCCGGGCTCGAGTGTTTGCCAGCCTTGGAAAGCCGGCTTCAGGAGAGCAATAAGTTGGCAGCATTCCTGGCAAATGTCCGGAAGGAGTTTATCTCTCAGGCTCGCTGA
- the nostrin gene encoding nostrin isoform X2 → MGLIRPVLLSRALFYVLQYNQLYQNVKQFSKTGEYFCKELMTVFQQRAELELTYAKGLQKLAGKLIRASKGMSNNSTYSAWCHVSDEMYSRADAHRSLGNAFQQEAILEIRQVLDEHNKRKRPLDGTIERTGKTVTANWSEQLKIKKKLLGLTREHEALFNFVENNRQMCTEKEKQKMLNRLTKSAEMQARVDEEYFNVNMEGHQMRLKWENTLKNCYQITQELEKQRIEVLCNLLSIYKLHMSSLGQTLQHGQRQIELTVQRVDMDEDVQTLVRENSITAQDHKAEFLMADYFEEDSKSLMAKDRRKEAIKLKMQRLEDCITKTKKDREGIEKLMRTYSENPSFSNQKNLEETELQIDESTLKLDLLEATRYKLSISMSELEGKPKTFHRFSESIMKWKDKDCEHSVVQLTRPVKLRRTPFRSRQSLRASIIYKGPVQLGTRLQSEEALPSADDQVPPPAGTCDPAAVDGGSTGSGHLSHSDNKMQAQITPELCSMGQCKALYNFTPEQDDELALKEGDLLDIYGKEENGWWFGKLNGKRGHFPSTYVEELPLLSSVRS, encoded by the exons ATGGGTTTGATCCGGCCAGTATTGCTTTCTAGAGCCTTATTCTATGTCTTGCAGTACAACCAACTCTATCAAAATGTGAAGCAATTTTCAAAAACCGGGGAGTACTTTTGTAAAGAACTTATGACCGTTTTTCAGCAAAG GGCTGAGCTGGAACTTACTTATGCCAAAGGACTTCAAAAACTTGCTGGCAAACTCATCAGGGCCTCCAAAGGAATGTCAAATAA CTCCACCTACAGTGCCTGGTGTCATGTGTCAGATGAGATGTACTCAAGAGCAGATGCCCACAG ATCATTAGGCAATGCATTTCAGCAGGAAGCAATCCTGGAAATACGACAAGTCTTAGACGAGCACAACAAGAGGAAGAGGCCT CTTGACGGCACCATTGAAAGAACTGGGAAAACTGTTACGGCTAATTGGAGCGAGCAACTTAAG ATAAAGAAGAAATTGCTTGGATTAACACGAGAGCATGAGGCTCTGTTCAACTTTGTGGAGAACAACAGGCAAATGtgcacagaaaaagaaaaacaaaag ATGCTGAACAGGCTGACTAAGTCTGCAGAGATGCAGGCGCGGGTGGATGAGGAGTACTTTAATGTCAACATGGAGGGTCATCAGATGAGACTCAAGTGGGAAAACACACTGAAAAACTGCTACCAG ATCACGCAGGAGCTGGAGAAACAGCGAATTGAAGTTCTTTGCAACCTTTTGAGTATATACAAGCTCCACATGTCCAGCTTAGGGCAGACCCTCCAACAT GGCCAGAGACAGATAGAACTGACAGTCCAAAGGGTGGACATGGATGAAGACGTACAAACCCTGGTGAGGGAAAACAGCATCACAGCCCAAGATCACAAAGCTGAGTTTTTGATGGCTGATTATTTT gaggaggacagcaAGTCGCTGATGGCTAAAGACCGAAGAAAAGAGGCCATAAAACTCAAAATGCAGCGTCTGGAGGACTGTATTACAAAAACTAAGAAAGACCGGGAAG GAATTGAAAAACTGATGAGAACATATTCTGAAAATCCATCTTTTTCAAACCAAAAGAACCTTGAGGAAACTGAGCTGCAGATTGATGAG AGTACTCTAAAACTGGATCTCCTTGAAGCCACTCGCTACAAACTCTCTATCTCCATGTCTGAATTAGAAGGGAAACCCAAGACCTTTCACCGATTTAGTGAAAGCATCATGAAATGGAAAGATAAG GACTGTGAGCACAGCGTTGTTCAACTGACTCGCCCAGTCAAACTCCGGAGGACCCCGTTCAGATCCCGACAATCCCTGAGAGCGTCCATCATTTACAAAGGGCCGGTCCAGCTTGGGACACGGCTCCAGTCGGAGGAGGCTTTGCCGAGTGCCGACGACCAGGTCCCCCCACCGGCTGGGACGTGTGACCCGGCAGCCGTGGATGGTGGCAGTACTGGGAGTGGACACCTGTCTCACAGTGATAACAAAATGCAAG CTCAAATAACACCGGAGCTGTGCAGTATGGGACAATGCAAGGCCCTGTACAATTTCACACCAGAGCAGGACGATGAGCTGGCCTTGAAAGAAG GAGATCTTCTTGACATTTACGGAAAGGAAGAGAATGGTTGGTGGTTTGGGAAACTTAACGGGAAGAGAGGCCATTTCCCTTCAACCTACGTGGAGGAGCTGCCTCTGTTGAGCAGCGTCAGATCATGA
- the nostrin gene encoding nostrin isoform X1: MKDPISTCSYNQLYQNVKQFSKTGEYFCKELMTVFQQRAELELTYAKGLQKLAGKLIRASKGMSNNSTYSAWCHVSDEMYSRADAHRSLGNAFQQEAILEIRQVLDEHNKRKRPLDGTIERTGKTVTANWSEQLKIKKKLLGLTREHEALFNFVENNRQMCTEKEKQKMLNRLTKSAEMQARVDEEYFNVNMEGHQMRLKWENTLKNCYQITQELEKQRIEVLCNLLSIYKLHMSSLGQTLQHGQRQIELTVQRVDMDEDVQTLVRENSITAQDHKAEFLMADYFEEDSKSLMAKDRRKEAIKLKMQRLEDCITKTKKDREGIEKLMRTYSENPSFSNQKNLEETELQIDESTLKLDLLEATRYKLSISMSELEGKPKTFHRFSESIMKWKDKDCEHSVVQLTRPVKLRRTPFRSRQSLRASIIYKGPVQLGTRLQSEEALPSADDQVPPPAGTCDPAAVDGGSTGSGHLSHSDNKMQAQITPELCSMGQCKALYNFTPEQDDELALKEGDLLDIYGKEENGWWFGKLNGKRGHFPSTYVEELPLLSSVRS; this comes from the exons ATGAAGGATCCTATCAGCACCTGCTCT TACAACCAACTCTATCAAAATGTGAAGCAATTTTCAAAAACCGGGGAGTACTTTTGTAAAGAACTTATGACCGTTTTTCAGCAAAG GGCTGAGCTGGAACTTACTTATGCCAAAGGACTTCAAAAACTTGCTGGCAAACTCATCAGGGCCTCCAAAGGAATGTCAAATAA CTCCACCTACAGTGCCTGGTGTCATGTGTCAGATGAGATGTACTCAAGAGCAGATGCCCACAG ATCATTAGGCAATGCATTTCAGCAGGAAGCAATCCTGGAAATACGACAAGTCTTAGACGAGCACAACAAGAGGAAGAGGCCT CTTGACGGCACCATTGAAAGAACTGGGAAAACTGTTACGGCTAATTGGAGCGAGCAACTTAAG ATAAAGAAGAAATTGCTTGGATTAACACGAGAGCATGAGGCTCTGTTCAACTTTGTGGAGAACAACAGGCAAATGtgcacagaaaaagaaaaacaaaag ATGCTGAACAGGCTGACTAAGTCTGCAGAGATGCAGGCGCGGGTGGATGAGGAGTACTTTAATGTCAACATGGAGGGTCATCAGATGAGACTCAAGTGGGAAAACACACTGAAAAACTGCTACCAG ATCACGCAGGAGCTGGAGAAACAGCGAATTGAAGTTCTTTGCAACCTTTTGAGTATATACAAGCTCCACATGTCCAGCTTAGGGCAGACCCTCCAACAT GGCCAGAGACAGATAGAACTGACAGTCCAAAGGGTGGACATGGATGAAGACGTACAAACCCTGGTGAGGGAAAACAGCATCACAGCCCAAGATCACAAAGCTGAGTTTTTGATGGCTGATTATTTT gaggaggacagcaAGTCGCTGATGGCTAAAGACCGAAGAAAAGAGGCCATAAAACTCAAAATGCAGCGTCTGGAGGACTGTATTACAAAAACTAAGAAAGACCGGGAAG GAATTGAAAAACTGATGAGAACATATTCTGAAAATCCATCTTTTTCAAACCAAAAGAACCTTGAGGAAACTGAGCTGCAGATTGATGAG AGTACTCTAAAACTGGATCTCCTTGAAGCCACTCGCTACAAACTCTCTATCTCCATGTCTGAATTAGAAGGGAAACCCAAGACCTTTCACCGATTTAGTGAAAGCATCATGAAATGGAAAGATAAG GACTGTGAGCACAGCGTTGTTCAACTGACTCGCCCAGTCAAACTCCGGAGGACCCCGTTCAGATCCCGACAATCCCTGAGAGCGTCCATCATTTACAAAGGGCCGGTCCAGCTTGGGACACGGCTCCAGTCGGAGGAGGCTTTGCCGAGTGCCGACGACCAGGTCCCCCCACCGGCTGGGACGTGTGACCCGGCAGCCGTGGATGGTGGCAGTACTGGGAGTGGACACCTGTCTCACAGTGATAACAAAATGCAAG CTCAAATAACACCGGAGCTGTGCAGTATGGGACAATGCAAGGCCCTGTACAATTTCACACCAGAGCAGGACGATGAGCTGGCCTTGAAAGAAG GAGATCTTCTTGACATTTACGGAAAGGAAGAGAATGGTTGGTGGTTTGGGAAACTTAACGGGAAGAGAGGCCATTTCCCTTCAACCTACGTGGAGGAGCTGCCTCTGTTGAGCAGCGTCAGATCATGA